One genomic segment of Helicoverpa zea isolate HzStark_Cry1AcR chromosome 22, ilHelZeax1.1, whole genome shotgun sequence includes these proteins:
- the LOC124641349 gene encoding trypsin-7-like isoform X1 produces the protein MASRRCRMAPILLVVLNSLVYVAAHVETSLSFEGSDEATTTAQQPTTVAQQPTTTTQQTSTTTKAAPTTTKLVMDRRYRRIYNPDEVAVIEDFPYMAALLVNNDLWCGAVIIDKDKVLTAAHCLQLQYNNRFFREYVKMLNVRVGSTNATSGGELLRVSEIFFHPNYKPQTLEFNYAVLRTHKNMTFGRKDPYIEKIPIAKDKVVPVDNTIMFLGWGSVLGIDGGGGQVLLQKVALPVYDTADCQEVYGRDLVTRTNFCAGYITIPKNVCNHDAGGPAIMDGVLVGVLSFSSKRCDQPDQPAVFSSVGAIASWLDKLGEKKVQLRTLVQ, from the exons ATGGCGTCCAGGCGGTGTAGAATGGCGCCAATATTACTTGTTGTACTAAATTCACTAGTATACGTAGCAGCTCACGTCGAAACCTCCCTGTCCTTCGAGGGGTCTGACGAag CAACAACAACAGCACAGCAACCAACAACAGTAGCACAGCAACCAACAACCACAACACAGCAAACATCTACAACCACAAAGGCAGCCCCAACAACCACAAAGCTGGTGATGGACCGTCGGTACCGGCGCATCTACAACCCTGACGAGGTGGCTGTGATAGAAGACTTTCCTTACATGGCGGCCTTGCTGGTGAACAATGACCTGTGGTGCGGCGCCGTCATCATCGACAAGGATAAGGTGCTGACTGCTGCACATTGTTTGCAACT CCAATACAACAATCGATTCTTCCGAGAATACGTGAAGATGCTGAACGTTCGAGTTGGGTCAACCAACGCGACCTCAGGGGGCGAACTGCTACGTGTCTCCGAGATCTTCTTCCACCCCAACTACAAGCCCCAGACCCTGGAGTTCAACTACGCAGTACTGAGGACCCATAAGAATATGACCTTCGGGAGGAAAGACCCCTACATTGAGAAGATCCCCATCGCGAAGGACAAAGTTGTTCCAGTTGATAATACTATTATGTTCCTGGGTTGGGGATCAGTTTTG GGTATTGACGGTGGAGGTGGTCAGGTGCTCCTGCAGAAAGTCGCGCTCCCGGTGTACGACACTGCTGACTGCCAGGAGGTTTACGGACG GGACCTAGTAACTCGCACAAACTTCTGCGCTGGATACATAACGATACCGAAGAATGTTTGCAAC CACGATGCAGGCGGTCCAGCGATAATGGACGGAGTTCTGGTCGGGGTGCTGTCGTTCTCCTCCAAGCGCTGTGACCAGCCTGACCAGCCAGCAGTCTTCTCCTCCGTGGGAGCCATCGCCAGCTGGCTCGACAAGCTTGGAGAGAAGAAAGTGCAGCTGAG gacATTGGTACAATGA
- the LOC124641350 gene encoding V-type proton ATPase subunit G has protein sequence MASQTQGIQQLLAAEKRAAEKVSEARKRKAKRLKQAKEEAQDEVEKYRQERERQFKEFEAKHMGTREGVAAKIEAETKIKIEEMNKMVKTQQEAVIKDVLNLVYDIKPELHTNYRLI, from the exons ATGGCGAGCCAGACACAGGGAATCCAACAATTGCTGGCAGCTGAAAAGCGCGCTGCCGAGAAGGTCTCAGAGGCGAGGAAGC GGAAAGCGAAACGCCTAAAGCAGGCCAAGGAAGAGGCTCAAGATGAGGTAGAAAAGTACAGACAGGAACGCGAGAGGCAGTTCAAAGAGTTTGAGGCCAAG cACATGGGCACCCGGGAAGGCGTTGCTGCTAAGATCGAGGCTGAGACCAAGATCAAGATCGAAGAGATGAATAAAATGGTCAAGACACAGCAGGAAGCG GTGATCAAGGATGTTCTCAACCTGGTCTACGACATCAAGCCAGAGCTGCACACCAACTACCGCCTTATCTAa
- the LOC124641349 gene encoding trypsin-7-like isoform X2: protein MASRRCRMAPILLVVLNSLVYVAAHVETSLSFEGSDEDSSKADNRRMGGGSQQYEGLPIEFPSRRNEAANEIVPPEPTTTTAQQPTTVAQQPTTTTQQTSTTTKAAPTTTKLVMDRRYRRIYNPDEVAVIEDFPYMAALLVNNDLWCGAVIIDKDKVLTAAHCLQLQYNNRFFREYVKMLNVRVGSTNATSGGELLRVSEIFFHPNYKPQTLEFNYAVLRTHKNMTFGRKDPYIEKIPIAKDKVVPVDNTIMFLGWGSVLGIDGGGGQVLLQKVALPVYDTADCQEVYGRDLVTRTNFCAGYITIPKNVCNHDAGGPAIMDGVLVGVLSFSSKRCDQPDQPAVFSSVGAIASWLDKLGEKKVQLRTLVQ from the exons ATGGCGTCCAGGCGGTGTAGAATGGCGCCAATATTACTTGTTGTACTAAATTCACTAGTATACGTAGCAGCTCACGTCGAAACCTCCCTGTCCTTCGAGGGGTCTGACGAag ACTCCTCAAAGGCGGATAACCGTAGAATGGGCGGGGGTTCGCAACAGTACGAAGGTCTGCCCATCGAGTTCCCTAGCAGACGAAATGAAGCTGCCAATGAAATAGTTCCACCAGAACCTA CAACAACAACAGCACAGCAACCAACAACAGTAGCACAGCAACCAACAACCACAACACAGCAAACATCTACAACCACAAAGGCAGCCCCAACAACCACAAAGCTGGTGATGGACCGTCGGTACCGGCGCATCTACAACCCTGACGAGGTGGCTGTGATAGAAGACTTTCCTTACATGGCGGCCTTGCTGGTGAACAATGACCTGTGGTGCGGCGCCGTCATCATCGACAAGGATAAGGTGCTGACTGCTGCACATTGTTTGCAACT CCAATACAACAATCGATTCTTCCGAGAATACGTGAAGATGCTGAACGTTCGAGTTGGGTCAACCAACGCGACCTCAGGGGGCGAACTGCTACGTGTCTCCGAGATCTTCTTCCACCCCAACTACAAGCCCCAGACCCTGGAGTTCAACTACGCAGTACTGAGGACCCATAAGAATATGACCTTCGGGAGGAAAGACCCCTACATTGAGAAGATCCCCATCGCGAAGGACAAAGTTGTTCCAGTTGATAATACTATTATGTTCCTGGGTTGGGGATCAGTTTTG GGTATTGACGGTGGAGGTGGTCAGGTGCTCCTGCAGAAAGTCGCGCTCCCGGTGTACGACACTGCTGACTGCCAGGAGGTTTACGGACG GGACCTAGTAACTCGCACAAACTTCTGCGCTGGATACATAACGATACCGAAGAATGTTTGCAAC CACGATGCAGGCGGTCCAGCGATAATGGACGGAGTTCTGGTCGGGGTGCTGTCGTTCTCCTCCAAGCGCTGTGACCAGCCTGACCAGCCAGCAGTCTTCTCCTCCGTGGGAGCCATCGCCAGCTGGCTCGACAAGCTTGGAGAGAAGAAAGTGCAGCTGAG gacATTGGTACAATGA